In Kitasatospora gansuensis, a genomic segment contains:
- a CDS encoding non-ribosomal peptide synthetase, with the protein MVLNEFHARVAEAPDAVAVQDGDLRLTYRSLAVHASALATELTERGVGQDSVVAVYADRSAELVVGELAVLLAGAAYLPLDPAHPSARIRQLLEVSGAAAVLSTAPLVSGGAPLGDDVLVIDLTKEPSDATVLAPPRLHGAALAYVIYTSGSTGQPKGVAVSHASLANLMHWHHKTYGTRPEDRSTLLASPGFDVSVQDIWFTITAGATLVIPPAEVRTSPPALAAWLADEQITVTFLPTPLAEAVLDETWPAHTALRYLHTGGSAMQRGVPDGLPFTVINLYGPTEGTVKVTAGEVVPGGPVPPPIGEPVGGVRCYVLDGLDPVPDGEAGELYLAGACVARGYLNDPAATAAAFVPDIGAPGQRMYRTGDKVRRRPDGVFEYIGRYDDQAKIRGFRIEPGEVATVLKQHPGVRDAFVAVEHSGRPDARLVGYVVTEVPTAELVEFVAGRLPSYMVPAAMVVLPVLPLTPNGKVDRAALPAPDRTAAGLADAVAPRTPTEEALARIVASLLGGAEVGVYDDFFALGGNSLLVAALAGRIAAELHVGVGIPEVFCTPTVAGLAEIIDERAAGTDGEAVAQAIAPIAPPVRRADRNRPIPLSLPQERVWFFEQLSPGNLAYNFQATVSLQGDVNVDAMRATLDEIVRRHEILRTAFVSVDGVGYQRPLAEAKASLKVIDVPAAQADEVVAAQLREPFDLTAPPLARWVLLRHEDGQNTFLHVEHHFVHDGWSLSVFLSEFRALYPAFAAGQPSPLPDLAVQYADYAIWQRDWMRGEVLQAHVDHWTGLLAGAPDTLELPADRPRPPVMTFRGRAPRILIPAELARKLRAFSRENRVSLFSTMYAGFTALLHRYTGQHDMLIGTGAANRNIPELEPLLGMLVNTLVMRTKVSADQPFTDLLAQVRESVAETLAWSDTPVDAVIDALDPARDPSRTPLFQVMFSFHDSGIPDIDFGGLTGRVTERSNASAKADLNVIVIPRAEQRLGRAPRPEDDDLAMIWEHSADLFDEATMARMITHYLTLLEDAVARPAAPVGTLRLLPEAEAEQLDRWSHGPAAVESRPVTELIARQVQTRPDAVAVRWPDGQLSYAELWQRAGGLAHRLRESGITAEEPVAVVADRSVELVVGELAVLMAGGCYLPVDPSYPAERIAFILQDAGVKKTLVTPETRPQLPASTASLQVFELDSAGPDEPVHADQVAPERLAYLIYTSGSTGRPKGVALEHGGLANLVAWHLAEYALEPTDRTTLFASPGFDASTWEIWSTLAAGATLNVVPPQLRAAPAELVRWLGAEKITAAFLPTPIAAAVLTEPWPADTALRALLTGGDALPAAPAEGLPFRLFNHYGPTENTVVATAGLVPPDPAGLRPAIGRPISGIQAHVLDAEGQPVPTGVRGELFLGGTQVARGYVNRSTLTAESFRSDPFAGQPGARLYRTGDLVRWRPDGQLEFLGRADEQVKIRGFRIEPGEVAATLREHPDVRDAVVVVRTAAEGASLVAYACADGPSENLPEEKLLAFLGDRLPAYMLPDKVLVLAALPLTAHGKVDHAALAALTPSTQAEPEADQAPRTPTEERVAQLASALLHDQPVGRADDFFRAGGHSLLAARLVAQVNEAFGVQVPMATFLQRPTVASLADAVTLATTGATAGPGPIRPRTRRAAVRPLDQSSEVQQ; encoded by the coding sequence ATGGTCCTCAATGAATTCCACGCCCGGGTGGCCGAGGCACCGGATGCCGTCGCGGTGCAGGACGGTGACCTGAGACTGACCTACCGGAGCCTTGCCGTGCACGCGTCCGCGCTGGCAACCGAGCTCACCGAGCGGGGGGTGGGCCAGGACAGCGTCGTGGCCGTCTACGCCGACCGGTCGGCGGAACTGGTGGTCGGCGAGCTGGCCGTCCTGCTGGCGGGCGCGGCCTACCTGCCGCTGGACCCGGCCCACCCGTCCGCCCGGATCCGCCAACTGCTGGAGGTCTCCGGCGCCGCCGCGGTCCTCAGCACCGCGCCGCTGGTGTCCGGTGGGGCACCGCTCGGCGACGACGTCCTGGTGATCGACCTGACCAAGGAACCGTCCGACGCGACCGTCCTGGCACCGCCCCGGCTGCACGGCGCCGCGCTGGCGTACGTGATCTACACCTCGGGTTCCACCGGTCAGCCCAAGGGCGTCGCGGTGTCCCACGCGAGCCTGGCCAACCTGATGCACTGGCACCACAAGACCTACGGGACGCGGCCGGAGGACCGGTCGACCCTGCTGGCCAGTCCCGGGTTCGACGTGTCCGTCCAGGACATCTGGTTCACCATCACCGCCGGCGCCACGCTGGTGATTCCGCCCGCCGAGGTACGCACCTCGCCGCCCGCGCTCGCCGCCTGGCTGGCCGACGAGCAGATCACCGTGACCTTCCTGCCGACCCCGCTGGCCGAGGCCGTCCTCGACGAGACCTGGCCCGCCCACACGGCGCTCCGGTACCTGCACACCGGCGGCTCGGCGATGCAGCGCGGCGTGCCGGACGGGCTGCCGTTCACGGTGATCAACCTCTACGGGCCGACCGAAGGCACGGTGAAGGTGACGGCCGGCGAGGTGGTGCCGGGCGGACCCGTGCCGCCCCCGATCGGGGAGCCCGTCGGCGGCGTGCGCTGCTACGTGCTCGACGGGCTCGACCCGGTGCCCGACGGCGAGGCCGGTGAGCTGTACCTGGCCGGCGCGTGCGTGGCACGCGGATACCTGAACGACCCGGCGGCCACCGCGGCGGCGTTCGTGCCGGACATCGGCGCCCCCGGGCAGCGGATGTACCGGACCGGCGACAAGGTCCGCCGCCGCCCGGACGGGGTCTTCGAGTACATCGGCCGGTACGACGACCAGGCCAAGATCCGCGGGTTCCGGATCGAACCCGGCGAGGTCGCCACGGTGCTCAAGCAGCACCCCGGCGTCCGGGACGCCTTCGTGGCGGTCGAACACTCGGGCCGCCCGGACGCACGCCTGGTCGGCTACGTGGTCACCGAGGTCCCGACGGCCGAGCTGGTCGAGTTCGTCGCGGGCCGACTGCCCAGCTACATGGTGCCGGCGGCGATGGTCGTGCTGCCCGTGCTGCCGCTGACACCCAACGGCAAGGTCGACCGCGCCGCGCTGCCCGCTCCCGACCGGACCGCGGCCGGCTTGGCCGACGCCGTGGCGCCCCGTACCCCGACCGAGGAGGCGCTGGCGAGGATCGTGGCCTCGCTGCTCGGCGGCGCGGAGGTCGGCGTGTACGACGACTTCTTCGCGCTGGGCGGGAACTCCTTGCTGGTCGCGGCGCTGGCGGGCCGGATCGCGGCGGAACTGCACGTCGGGGTGGGCATCCCCGAGGTGTTCTGCACGCCCACCGTCGCCGGTCTCGCGGAGATCATCGACGAGCGGGCCGCCGGGACGGACGGCGAAGCCGTCGCCCAGGCGATCGCACCGATCGCGCCGCCGGTACGCCGGGCCGACCGGAACCGACCGATCCCGCTGTCCCTGCCGCAGGAACGGGTCTGGTTCTTCGAGCAGCTGTCGCCCGGCAACCTGGCCTACAACTTCCAGGCCACCGTGTCCCTGCAGGGCGACGTGAACGTCGACGCCATGCGCGCGACGCTGGACGAGATCGTCCGCAGGCACGAGATCCTGCGGACCGCCTTCGTCTCGGTCGACGGCGTGGGGTACCAGCGTCCGCTGGCGGAGGCCAAGGCCTCGCTGAAGGTCATCGACGTCCCGGCCGCGCAGGCCGACGAGGTGGTCGCCGCGCAGCTGCGCGAGCCCTTCGACCTGACCGCGCCGCCCCTGGCCCGCTGGGTCCTGCTGCGGCACGAGGACGGGCAGAACACCTTCCTGCACGTGGAGCACCACTTCGTCCACGACGGCTGGTCGCTCTCGGTGTTCCTGTCCGAGTTCCGCGCCCTCTACCCGGCCTTCGCCGCCGGGCAGCCCTCACCCCTGCCCGACCTGGCCGTCCAGTACGCGGACTACGCGATCTGGCAGCGGGACTGGATGCGCGGCGAGGTGCTGCAGGCCCACGTCGACCACTGGACCGGCCTGCTGGCCGGCGCCCCGGACACCCTGGAACTGCCCGCCGACCGGCCGCGGCCGCCGGTGATGACCTTCCGGGGCAGGGCACCGCGCATCCTCATCCCGGCCGAGCTGGCCCGCAAGCTGCGAGCCTTCAGCCGCGAGAACCGGGTGTCGCTGTTCTCCACCATGTACGCCGGCTTCACGGCGCTGCTGCACCGCTACACCGGACAGCACGACATGCTGATCGGGACCGGCGCGGCGAACCGCAACATCCCCGAGCTGGAGCCGCTGCTCGGCATGCTCGTCAACACCCTGGTCATGCGCACCAAGGTGTCCGCCGACCAGCCGTTCACCGATCTGCTGGCGCAGGTACGGGAGAGCGTCGCCGAGACGCTGGCCTGGTCGGACACCCCGGTGGACGCGGTGATCGACGCGCTCGACCCGGCCCGTGACCCGTCGCGCACCCCGCTGTTCCAGGTGATGTTCAGCTTCCACGACTCCGGGATACCCGACATCGACTTCGGCGGGCTCACCGGCCGGGTCACCGAACGCTCGAACGCCTCGGCCAAGGCCGACCTCAACGTGATCGTGATCCCGCGGGCCGAGCAGCGCCTCGGCCGGGCCCCCCGGCCCGAGGACGACGACCTCGCCATGATCTGGGAGCACTCGGCCGACCTGTTCGACGAAGCCACCATGGCACGGATGATCACGCACTACCTGACCCTGCTCGAGGACGCGGTGGCCAGGCCGGCAGCGCCGGTGGGGACACTGCGCCTGCTCCCCGAGGCGGAGGCGGAGCAGCTCGACCGCTGGTCCCACGGGCCCGCCGCGGTCGAAAGCCGACCGGTGACCGAGCTGATCGCGCGTCAGGTGCAGACCCGGCCGGACGCCGTCGCGGTGCGTTGGCCGGACGGGCAGCTCAGCTACGCAGAGCTGTGGCAGCGCGCCGGCGGACTGGCCCACCGGCTGCGCGAGTCCGGCATCACCGCCGAGGAACCGGTGGCGGTGGTCGCCGACCGTTCCGTCGAGCTGGTGGTCGGCGAGCTCGCGGTGCTGATGGCCGGCGGGTGCTACCTGCCCGTGGACCCGAGCTACCCGGCCGAGCGGATCGCCTTCATCCTGCAGGACGCCGGGGTGAAGAAGACTCTGGTCACGCCCGAGACGCGGCCGCAGCTGCCGGCGTCCACGGCGAGCCTGCAGGTGTTCGAGCTGGACTCCGCCGGCCCGGACGAGCCGGTCCACGCGGACCAGGTCGCCCCGGAGCGGCTGGCGTACCTCATCTACACCTCGGGATCGACCGGCCGGCCCAAGGGGGTGGCCCTGGAGCACGGGGGGCTCGCCAACCTGGTCGCCTGGCACCTGGCCGAGTACGCGCTCGAGCCGACGGACCGGACCACGCTGTTCGCGAGCCCCGGGTTCGACGCGTCGACGTGGGAGATCTGGTCCACCCTCGCGGCGGGCGCCACCCTGAACGTCGTCCCGCCGCAGCTGCGGGCCGCGCCCGCGGAACTGGTGCGCTGGCTCGGCGCCGAGAAGATCACCGCGGCGTTCCTGCCGACCCCGATCGCCGCGGCCGTCCTGACCGAGCCGTGGCCGGCCGACACCGCGCTGCGTGCGCTGCTGACCGGTGGCGACGCGCTGCCGGCCGCGCCCGCCGAGGGCTTGCCGTTCCGGTTGTTCAACCACTACGGACCGACGGAGAACACCGTCGTGGCGACGGCGGGCCTGGTCCCGCCGGACCCGGCGGGACTGCGCCCGGCCATCGGCAGGCCGATCAGCGGGATCCAGGCCCACGTGCTGGACGCCGAAGGGCAGCCCGTGCCCACCGGCGTGCGTGGCGAGCTGTTCCTCGGCGGTACGCAGGTGGCCCGCGGCTACGTGAACCGCTCGACGCTCACCGCGGAGAGCTTTCGCTCCGATCCGTTCGCCGGCCAGCCCGGCGCACGCCTGTACCGGACCGGTGACCTGGTCCGCTGGCGTCCCGACGGGCAGCTGGAGTTCCTCGGCCGCGCGGACGAGCAGGTGAAGATCCGGGGATTCCGGATCGAGCCCGGAGAGGTCGCGGCAACGCTCCGGGAGCACCCGGACGTACGGGACGCCGTGGTCGTCGTCCGCACGGCCGCAGAAGGCGCCTCGCTGGTGGCGTACGCCTGTGCGGACGGCCCGAGCGAGAACCTCCCCGAGGAGAAGCTGCTGGCGTTCCTGGGGGACCGGCTGCCCGCGTACATGCTGCCGGACAAGGTCCTGGTGCTGGCCGCCCTGCCACTCACCGCGCACGGCAAGGTGGACCACGCCGCGCTGGCCGCCCTGACGCCGAGCACCCAGGCCGAACCCGAGGCCGACCAGGCGCCGCGGACACCGACGGAGGAGCGCGTCGCGCAGCTCGCCTCGGCGTTGCTGCACGACCAGCCGGTGGGGCGCGCGGACGACTTCTTCCGCGCCGGTGGCCACTCCCTGTTGGCAGCCCGGCTGGTGGCCCAGGTGAACGAGGCCTTCGGCGTCCAGGTGCCGATGGCGACGTTCCTCCAGCGGCCCACCGTGGCGAGCCTGGCGGACGCCGTGACCCTCGCGACGACAGGAGCGACGGCAGGGCCCGGTCCGATCAGGCCGCGTACCCGCCGTGCGGCCGTGCGGCCGCTCGATCAGTCCAGTGAGGTGCAGCAGTGA
- a CDS encoding MupA/Atu3671 family FMN-dependent luciferase-like monooxygenase — translation MSGAIEPEVGDEDSSAPLSYAQQRLWFLDQLQPGSSVYNVPLGYDITGPLDPTALERALTEVVRRHEILRTAFRSTGGTPHQVVLPPAPVSIPVVDLTAPGRSADEVARLTDEEAGVPFDLVAGRVIRARLLRLGEQQHRLLLTVHHLACDGASVGTLGRELEVQYLAALRGQDRPEPELPMQYADFADWQQNTLAGPELDRLLAYWTDSLAGLPAQQLPTDHARPPVQSYRGAALTFELPSASVQQLEELGRSEGVTLYSVLLAAFSVLLRAHVGQDEVVVGTPVSGRERPELAGLIGFFTNTLVLRCDLGSGPTFRQLIQRLWTEVKGALAHQDLPFEKLVEELHPDRDLAQNPLFQVLFSYRYEEEGAGLRLDGCQVQPVLGDTGAARFDLTLSLTRTPAGVRGRLEYNTDLFEGTTAERIAERYVQVVTAAAQAPDRPVDELAVLPAGELATLADWQTGAEAGTDDALVHQLFAQRVAATPDAVAVVAADTTLTYRELDRLADRFAGQLRQLGVAPDEPVGVHLGRTSLLMVTLLGILKAGAAYLPLDPGYPRDRLAFMVGDAGVRLVVADSRSAAAAGRLGAGQVVVPDLAGEPDASPSAVTADNLAYVIYTSGSTGLPKGVMVTHRNVVNLFAGMDDVFGADEPSTWLAVTSVSFDISVVELLWALMHGHRIVLRGEPPLPSASAAAESAAVAEARARPIDFSLLYFGSDAEASSEDRYRLLLDGAKFADRNGFTAVWTPERHFHQFGGLYPNPSVMAAAVAAVTERVQVRAGSVVLPLHDPLRVAEEWSVVDNISAGRAGISLASGWHANDFALAPDRYEKRKQLMMDGLAEVRKLWRGEKVSRRNGVGAEVEVGVFPRPVQPELPVWLTSAKHPETFRMAGEAGTGVLTHLLGHSLEELAEKIALYRRTWREHGHGPGDGHVAVMVHTFVGQDLDEVRELVREPMSRYLETSFDLIASLGATTGSAEDFRALPPGELRELVDRAFERFFATASLLGTPQVCADMVDRMKAAGVDEVACLIDFGVEEKAALDALTHLTTVREISAERREAVLAKAEEPIAEQLRAHAVTHLQCTPSLARALLADQDARAELPRLSRLLVGGEAFPADLARELADAVGGTVHNMYGPTEAAVWATTSQIAPGGGPVSIGRPLANVRAYVVDRDARLCPTGVPGELWLGGGGVVRGYLNRTEVTAERFQPDPFADRPGARVYRTGDLARWGTGGALEFLGRIDDQVKLHGHRIELGEIETALAEHAGVRSAVAVIRGTGAEQRIIGHYVPATDRATTGAELRAFLATRLPGYMVPSAVHPIDALPLTPNGKVDRRALPDRSEARPEGTTAYAPPTNATERLVTEVWREVLGVDRVGLDDSFFDLGGNSLLVVVARARLIEHRDSGLSLVDMFRYPSARALAEAMDRKPDEGPDEAVGAGAARGAARRVAGQAAARRAGRTGV, via the coding sequence GTGAGTGGAGCGATCGAACCAGAGGTCGGGGACGAGGACAGTTCGGCTCCGCTGTCGTACGCGCAGCAGCGGCTGTGGTTCCTCGACCAGCTGCAGCCGGGCAGCTCGGTCTACAACGTCCCGCTCGGCTACGACATCACCGGCCCGTTGGACCCCACGGCGCTCGAACGGGCGCTGACCGAGGTCGTGCGGCGCCACGAGATCCTGCGGACCGCCTTCCGGTCGACCGGTGGGACGCCGCACCAGGTGGTCCTGCCGCCCGCCCCAGTGTCCATCCCCGTCGTCGACCTGACCGCACCCGGTCGCTCGGCGGACGAGGTGGCGCGGCTCACGGACGAGGAAGCCGGTGTCCCGTTCGACCTGGTGGCCGGCCGGGTCATCCGGGCCCGTCTGCTGCGCCTCGGTGAGCAGCAGCACCGGCTGCTGCTCACCGTGCACCACCTCGCCTGTGACGGCGCGTCGGTCGGGACGCTCGGCCGGGAGCTCGAGGTCCAGTACCTGGCCGCGCTGCGCGGCCAGGACCGGCCCGAGCCCGAACTGCCCATGCAGTACGCCGACTTCGCCGACTGGCAGCAGAACACCCTGGCCGGGCCCGAGCTCGACCGGCTGCTGGCGTACTGGACGGACAGCCTGGCCGGCCTGCCCGCCCAGCAGCTGCCCACCGACCACGCCCGCCCGCCGGTGCAGAGCTACCGTGGCGCCGCGCTCACGTTCGAGCTGCCGTCGGCCTCGGTCCAGCAGCTGGAGGAGCTGGGCAGGTCGGAAGGCGTCACGCTCTACAGCGTCCTGCTCGCCGCCTTCTCGGTGCTGCTACGGGCGCACGTCGGCCAGGACGAGGTCGTGGTCGGAACCCCGGTGTCCGGGCGGGAGCGGCCCGAACTGGCCGGTCTCATCGGGTTCTTCACCAACACCCTGGTGCTCCGCTGCGACCTCGGGTCAGGCCCGACGTTCCGTCAGCTGATCCAGCGGCTGTGGACGGAGGTCAAGGGAGCGCTGGCCCACCAGGACCTGCCGTTCGAGAAGCTGGTCGAAGAGCTGCACCCCGACCGTGACCTGGCCCAGAACCCGTTGTTCCAGGTGCTGTTCAGCTACCGGTACGAAGAAGAGGGAGCGGGCCTCCGCCTCGACGGCTGCCAGGTGCAGCCGGTGCTGGGCGACACCGGGGCGGCGCGGTTCGACCTGACGCTGAGTCTGACCCGGACCCCGGCCGGGGTGCGAGGCCGGCTCGAGTACAACACGGACCTGTTCGAGGGCACGACCGCCGAGCGGATCGCCGAGCGGTACGTCCAGGTGGTGACCGCCGCCGCGCAGGCCCCGGACCGGCCCGTCGACGAGCTGGCCGTGCTGCCGGCCGGCGAACTCGCCACCTTGGCCGACTGGCAGACCGGTGCCGAGGCCGGGACCGACGACGCCTTGGTGCACCAGCTGTTCGCGCAGCGGGTGGCCGCGACACCCGACGCGGTCGCCGTGGTCGCCGCCGACACCACCTTGACCTATCGCGAACTCGACCGGCTCGCCGACCGGTTCGCGGGTCAGCTGCGGCAGCTCGGGGTGGCGCCCGACGAGCCGGTCGGCGTCCACCTCGGCCGCACCTCCCTGCTGATGGTCACCCTGCTGGGGATCCTCAAGGCGGGCGCGGCATATCTCCCGCTGGACCCCGGCTACCCGCGCGATCGACTGGCGTTCATGGTCGGCGACGCCGGCGTGCGGCTGGTCGTGGCGGACTCCAGGTCCGCCGCGGCCGCCGGCCGGCTCGGCGCCGGTCAGGTCGTGGTGCCCGACCTGGCTGGGGAGCCGGACGCTTCGCCGTCGGCGGTCACCGCCGACAACCTGGCGTACGTGATCTACACGTCCGGGTCCACCGGACTGCCCAAGGGCGTCATGGTCACCCACCGGAACGTGGTCAACCTGTTCGCCGGGATGGACGACGTCTTCGGTGCCGACGAGCCCAGCACCTGGCTCGCGGTGACCAGCGTCTCCTTCGACATCTCCGTGGTCGAGCTGCTGTGGGCGCTGATGCACGGTCACCGGATCGTGCTGCGCGGCGAACCGCCGCTGCCGTCGGCCTCGGCCGCCGCGGAGTCGGCGGCGGTGGCCGAGGCGCGTGCCCGCCCCATCGACTTCAGCCTGCTCTACTTCGGCAGCGACGCGGAAGCCAGCTCCGAGGACCGCTACCGGCTGCTGCTCGACGGCGCGAAGTTCGCCGACCGCAACGGCTTCACGGCCGTGTGGACTCCCGAGCGGCACTTCCACCAGTTCGGCGGGCTGTACCCGAACCCCTCGGTGATGGCGGCGGCCGTCGCGGCCGTCACCGAGCGGGTCCAGGTGCGCGCGGGCAGCGTGGTGCTGCCGTTGCACGACCCGCTGCGGGTGGCCGAGGAGTGGTCCGTGGTGGACAACATCTCGGCCGGCCGGGCCGGCATCTCCCTCGCGTCCGGGTGGCACGCCAACGACTTCGCGCTCGCACCGGACCGGTACGAGAAGCGCAAGCAGCTGATGATGGACGGCCTCGCGGAGGTCCGGAAGCTGTGGCGCGGCGAGAAGGTGTCGCGGCGCAACGGCGTCGGCGCCGAGGTCGAGGTCGGGGTGTTCCCCCGTCCCGTCCAGCCGGAGCTGCCGGTGTGGCTGACCAGCGCCAAGCATCCGGAGACCTTCCGGATGGCGGGCGAGGCCGGCACCGGGGTGCTCACCCACCTCCTCGGGCACAGCCTGGAGGAGCTGGCGGAGAAGATCGCGCTGTACCGCAGGACCTGGCGCGAGCACGGGCACGGACCCGGGGACGGCCACGTGGCGGTGATGGTCCACACCTTCGTCGGTCAGGATCTCGACGAGGTGCGGGAACTGGTCCGGGAGCCGATGAGCCGGTACCTGGAGACCTCCTTCGACCTGATCGCCTCGCTCGGCGCCACCACCGGCAGCGCCGAGGACTTCAGGGCGTTGCCGCCCGGGGAACTGCGGGAGTTGGTGGACCGGGCGTTCGAGCGGTTCTTCGCCACCGCGAGCCTGCTCGGCACGCCGCAGGTCTGCGCCGACATGGTGGACCGGATGAAGGCCGCCGGCGTCGACGAGGTCGCCTGCCTGATCGACTTCGGGGTCGAGGAGAAGGCGGCACTGGACGCCCTGACCCACCTGACCACCGTTCGGGAGATCAGCGCCGAGCGCAGGGAAGCCGTACTGGCCAAGGCCGAGGAGCCGATCGCCGAACAGCTGCGGGCGCACGCCGTGACGCACCTGCAGTGCACGCCGTCACTGGCCCGCGCACTGCTGGCGGACCAGGACGCGCGGGCCGAACTGCCGCGGCTCAGCCGGTTGTTGGTGGGCGGTGAGGCGTTCCCCGCCGACCTGGCCCGCGAGCTAGCCGACGCCGTCGGCGGCACGGTGCACAACATGTACGGGCCGACCGAGGCCGCGGTCTGGGCGACCACCTCGCAGATCGCGCCCGGTGGCGGCCCGGTGTCCATCGGGCGGCCGTTGGCGAACGTACGGGCCTACGTGGTCGACCGCGATGCGCGGCTCTGCCCGACGGGCGTACCCGGAGAGCTGTGGCTCGGCGGGGGCGGCGTGGTCCGCGGCTACCTCAACCGCACCGAGGTGACCGCCGAACGCTTCCAGCCCGACCCGTTCGCCGACCGGCCGGGAGCCAGGGTCTACCGTACGGGCGACCTGGCCCGCTGGGGGACCGGCGGCGCACTCGAGTTCCTCGGCCGCATCGACGACCAGGTGAAGCTGCACGGTCACCGGATCGAGCTCGGCGAGATCGAGACGGCGCTCGCCGAACACGCGGGCGTCCGGTCGGCGGTCGCGGTCATCCGGGGCACCGGCGCGGAACAGCGGATCATCGGCCACTACGTGCCGGCGACCGACCGGGCGACCACCGGTGCCGAGCTGCGCGCCTTCCTCGCCACGCGGTTGCCCGGCTACATGGTGCCCAGCGCCGTGCACCCGATCGACGCGCTGCCGTTGACCCCGAACGGCAAGGTCGACCGCAGGGCGCTGCCCGACCGGTCGGAGGCGCGGCCCGAGGGCACGACGGCGTACGCGCCGCCGACGAACGCGACCGAGCGGCTGGTCACCGAGGTGTGGCGAGAGGTCCTCGGCGTCGACCGGGTGGGCCTGGACGACAGCTTCTTCGACCTCGGCGGGAACTCGCTGCTGGTGGTGGTGGCCAGGGCCCGGCTGATCGAACACCGCGACAGCGGGCTCTCGTTGGTGGACATGTTCCGCTATCCGTCCGCACGGGCCCTGGCCGAGGCGATGGACCGCAAGCCGGACGAAGGGCCCGACGAGGCGGTCGGCGCGGGTGCCGCACGGGGCGCCGCTCGGCGCGTCGCCGGACAGGCTGCCGCACGGCGTGCGGGCAGGACAGGGGTGTGA